The Thermoclostridium stercorarium subsp. stercorarium DSM 8532 genome contains a region encoding:
- a CDS encoding putative RNA methyltransferase: MSHFVCPVCNSELMLEGNIFRCRNNHCYDRARSGYVNLLMSQAKKVHGDDKTMLLARRNFLEKGYYKPLLDKLTEIIIRCVKNNDVLLDAGCGEGWYTDNIYRELKSRDYNVHVIGIDISKNAVELLAKRNKEIETAVASVYKMPVKSESCDIVLSVFAPVCAEEIKRVLKRDAVFIRVYPLERHLLSLKKLIYDNVVLNELPNRDIEGLKLAESHTVKNIINLGTNGDILNLFMMTPYYYRTSQSDKGKIAETDKLSTETEFGIDVYRRL, from the coding sequence ATGTCTCATTTTGTCTGTCCGGTTTGCAATAGTGAACTTATGCTTGAAGGAAATATATTCAGGTGCCGAAACAATCACTGCTACGACAGGGCGAGAAGCGGGTATGTCAATTTATTAATGTCGCAGGCGAAAAAAGTGCACGGCGACGATAAAACAATGCTTCTGGCAAGGAGGAATTTCCTTGAAAAAGGATACTATAAACCGTTATTGGATAAGCTGACGGAAATAATAATCAGGTGTGTCAAGAACAATGATGTTTTGCTTGACGCAGGTTGCGGGGAAGGATGGTATACCGATAACATTTACAGGGAACTTAAAAGCCGTGATTATAATGTCCATGTTATCGGAATTGACATTTCCAAAAATGCGGTGGAGCTTTTGGCGAAACGCAACAAGGAAATTGAAACGGCAGTTGCAAGTGTATATAAAATGCCTGTAAAAAGTGAAAGTTGCGACATTGTCCTTTCGGTATTTGCCCCCGTCTGCGCGGAGGAAATCAAACGGGTACTGAAACGGGATGCCGTTTTTATAAGGGTTTATCCCCTTGAAAGGCACTTGCTTTCGTTAAAAAAGCTTATATATGACAATGTTGTTTTGAATGAATTGCCCAACAGGGACATTGAAGGGCTGAAACTGGCGGAATCACATACCGTGAAGAATATTATTAATCTTGGGACAAACGGCGATATTTTGAATCTGTTTATGATGACTCCATATTATTACAGAACGAGCCAAAGCGATAAAGGTAAAATTGCCGAAACAGACAAATTAAGTACCGAAACTGAATTCGGGATTGATGTTTACCGGCGCTTGTAA
- a CDS encoding methyltransferase domain-containing protein: MDWNSDQYLKFKSERTQPAVDLVNRISAVNPEKILDIGCGPGNSTEVLYNKFPKAYILGVDISEEMIRTARMKYPNLDFRICDAGKDLSQLDNDFDIVFSNACIQWVPDHRNLIRNMLLKRFARYQEERI, from the coding sequence ATGGACTGGAATTCTGATCAATATTTAAAGTTCAAAAGTGAACGTACACAACCTGCTGTGGATCTGGTAAACCGTATCAGTGCAGTAAATCCTGAAAAAATACTGGATATTGGATGCGGGCCCGGAAACAGTACCGAAGTTTTGTATAATAAATTTCCAAAGGCTTATATTCTTGGAGTGGATATTTCCGAGGAAATGATCAGGACGGCAAGAATGAAATACCCAAATTTGGATTTCAGAATATGTGATGCCGGCAAGGATTTGTCGCAGCTGGACAATGATTTTGATATTGTGTTTTCAAATGCATGCATTCAGTGGGTGCCTGACCATAGAAATTTAATAAGAAACATGTTACTTAAGCGTTTTGCCCGATACCAGGAAGAAAGAATTTGA
- a CDS encoding siderophore ABC transporter substrate-binding protein: MKKYLLAFLAFIVIISLTACGGVDEKSKETQKSENVNVNAGVLNESDNANTVSKSNRPETVTVTSVNGQSEPVEVEVPYDPQRIVVLDLAALDIIDSLGLGDRVVGVADSSNVEYLKGYMEKENTVNVGTVKEVDFEAIMACEPDVIFMGVRMGDNYDALNEIAPVVRLITDSEIGVVESTRKNAMTIASIFGKEAEVDAFFAGFDERIAALKEVAAGKTAIVGMCTNGGFYILGNNGRCSIIGVEIGFENLGNGAANANSGGGSEGGNGRNSGGSGSPHGNEASFELIVALKPDYIFVMDRDAAIGTNGAKPAKEIMENELVMSTDAYKNGNLIILEHPAVWYVAEGGIKALSIMLSDLESALLK; the protein is encoded by the coding sequence ATGAAGAAATATTTATTGGCTTTTTTAGCCTTTATAGTCATAATATCCCTTACCGCCTGCGGCGGCGTTGACGAAAAAAGCAAGGAGACTCAAAAGTCGGAAAATGTAAATGTAAACGCCGGTGTATTGAATGAATCCGATAATGCAAACACAGTCAGCAAATCAAACAGACCCGAAACGGTTACAGTAACATCGGTCAACGGACAATCTGAGCCGGTAGAAGTTGAAGTTCCGTATGATCCGCAAAGGATTGTGGTTCTTGATCTGGCCGCACTTGACATTATCGACAGCCTTGGCCTCGGAGACAGGGTTGTGGGTGTTGCTGACAGCTCAAACGTGGAATACCTGAAGGGCTATATGGAAAAAGAAAACACAGTAAATGTAGGTACGGTTAAAGAAGTTGATTTCGAGGCCATCATGGCATGTGAGCCCGATGTAATATTCATGGGGGTTCGCATGGGCGATAATTATGATGCTCTTAACGAAATAGCTCCCGTGGTGCGGCTGATTACAGATTCGGAAATTGGTGTAGTTGAAAGCACCAGAAAAAATGCGATGACAATAGCGTCGATTTTCGGTAAGGAAGCTGAAGTGGATGCCTTCTTTGCGGGATTCGATGAAAGAATAGCCGCGCTGAAAGAGGTTGCTGCCGGCAAGACTGCGATTGTCGGTATGTGCACGAACGGAGGATTCTATATCCTTGGAAACAACGGCCGCTGTTCGATAATAGGCGTAGAAATTGGTTTTGAAAACCTGGGAAATGGTGCAGCCAATGCAAATTCGGGCGGAGGAAGTGAGGGCGGCAATGGCAGAAATAGCGGCGGAAGCGGTTCACCGCATGGTAATGAAGCATCCTTTGAATTGATTGTGGCATTAAAGCCTGATTATATATTCGTAATGGATCGTGATGCAGCTATTGGTACAAACGGTGCAAAGCCGGCGAAAGAAATAATGGAAAATGAGCTTGTGATGAGTACCGATGCATATAAAAACGGTAATCTGATTATCCTGGAACATCCTGCTGTATGGTATGTGGCAGAAGGCGGTATTAAAGCCCTGAGCATAATGCTCTCCGATTTGGAAAGTGCATTGCTTAAATAA
- a CDS encoding ABC transporter ATP-binding protein: MIIDKITKKYGGKKVVDEVSFEIPKGRVTALIGPNGAGKSTVMGMISRLIARDGGEVNFEGKDISRWKSRELAKKLAILTQSNNIQMKLTVEELVSFGRFPYSGSHLTAEDRKIVDRAIKYMELEEFRDRFIDELSGGQRQRAYIAMVIAQDTEYVLLDEPTNNLDIYHATNMMKIARRLCDELGKTVIMVLHEINYAAFYSDYICAFKNGKIVKFGTVREVMTKETLSKIYDVDFEIMEIEGKPLSIYY, from the coding sequence ATGATCATCGATAAAATTACAAAAAAATATGGCGGTAAAAAAGTGGTGGATGAAGTAAGTTTCGAAATACCGAAAGGAAGAGTCACCGCGCTTATAGGTCCCAACGGAGCGGGTAAAAGCACCGTAATGGGAATGATATCAAGGTTAATCGCAAGGGACGGCGGAGAAGTAAATTTTGAAGGAAAAGACATTTCCAGGTGGAAGAGCAGGGAACTGGCGAAAAAGCTTGCCATTCTCACCCAAAGCAATAACATTCAGATGAAGCTTACGGTTGAAGAGCTGGTTTCTTTCGGGCGATTTCCGTATTCCGGGAGCCACCTAACAGCCGAGGACAGAAAAATCGTCGACAGAGCCATTAAATATATGGAGCTGGAAGAGTTTCGAGACAGATTTATTGATGAATTGTCCGGCGGCCAGCGGCAAAGGGCTTATATAGCCATGGTTATAGCTCAGGATACTGAGTATGTGTTGCTTGATGAGCCTACCAACAATCTGGATATATACCACGCTACAAACATGATGAAAATTGCCCGCCGACTTTGCGATGAGCTGGGCAAAACGGTAATAATGGTGCTTCATGAAATAAACTATGCCGCATTTTATTCAGACTACATCTGTGCCTTCAAAAACGGAAAAATAGTCAAGTTCGGCACAGTCAGGGAAGTAATGACGAAAGAAACTCTTTCAAAGATATACGATGTTGATTTTGAAATAATGGAAATAGAGGGGAAACCCCTGTCCATATACTATTAG
- a CDS encoding iron chelate uptake ABC transporter family permease subunit, whose protein sequence is MKQQALNRSVNRPSADKKLLLIFFLALSALILYMFVNVRFDNPKLFRYSMKIRSPKLAAMVVTAVAMGAASIVFQSIINNRIVTPCLLGMNSLYTLIHTAVYFFFGAGNIIVSNSNLFFAVDLVVMGITATFIYGYLFKKTKYNVLYVILVGTVLTSFFSSIQNTLVRVMDPNSYDSLLNSLIASFSNINTEIIIFSVMVLTALAFILRKELALLDVIGLGKEQAINLGIDYDRCIKRLLIGVTVCIAVATAMVGPISFIGLIIANLTRQLLKTYRHRQLILGSAMFGIIVLVGGQLIVEQVFTYSVPIGVIISTAGGVYFLYLLLANRRV, encoded by the coding sequence GTGAAACAACAAGCTTTAAATCGGTCGGTGAACCGTCCTTCCGCCGATAAAAAACTGTTGTTAATATTTTTCCTGGCATTGTCGGCATTGATTTTATATATGTTTGTGAATGTACGATTTGACAATCCAAAGCTGTTCCGTTATTCGATGAAAATTCGGTCGCCGAAGCTTGCGGCAATGGTTGTTACCGCGGTGGCGATGGGAGCTGCGTCGATTGTATTCCAGTCGATCATTAACAACAGAATAGTAACTCCATGCCTGCTTGGCATGAATTCTTTATACACATTGATTCATACTGCCGTGTATTTCTTTTTCGGTGCTGGAAATATCATTGTGTCAAATTCAAATTTATTTTTCGCCGTTGATTTAGTTGTAATGGGGATTACGGCCACTTTTATATATGGTTACTTATTCAAAAAAACAAAATATAATGTGCTTTACGTCATTTTGGTAGGAACGGTGCTTACCTCCTTTTTCTCAAGCATTCAGAACACATTGGTAAGGGTCATGGACCCCAATTCCTATGACAGTTTGTTGAACAGTCTGATAGCCAGTTTCAGCAACATAAATACCGAGATAATAATTTTTTCGGTAATGGTGCTTACCGCACTGGCGTTCATCCTGCGCAAAGAATTGGCACTGCTTGATGTTATCGGTCTGGGGAAAGAACAGGCGATAAATCTGGGAATTGATTACGACAGGTGCATTAAAAGGCTGTTAATAGGCGTCACTGTATGCATTGCGGTGGCGACGGCGATGGTGGGGCCGATATCATTCATTGGATTGATTATCGCCAATCTCACCAGACAGCTTTTGAAAACCTATCGCCACAGGCAGTTGATCCTTGGTTCGGCAATGTTTGGAATAATTGTGCTTGTGGGCGGGCAGTTGATTGTTGAACAGGTGTTTACCTATTCGGTGCCCATAGGTGTAATTATCTCCACAGCCGGCGGCGTTTATTTCCTATATCTTTTGCTAGCGAACAGGAGGGTTTGA
- a CDS encoding ABC transporter permease produces the protein MNDLIKKNLSTFVLAAVLLVLSVWSLFIGVLNLDISGIFKGDVKQIELLLISRLPRLLAIICTGVGMSVAGLIMQQLCMNKFVSPTTGATISSAQFGILIALLFMPSSTLWSRALFAFATAIIGTWVFIGFIQRIRFKDPIMVPLVGVMFGNIINGITSFLAYKYNMTQALSSWLVGHFSMVLRGRYEIVYLVVPLVILAFVYANHFNIVGMGRDFSENLGVNYNLVLFMGLTIASMITASVVVVVGAISYIGLIVPNLVAMFKGDKIRGTLIDTALFGAIFVLVCDMLARVLIAPYELPIELIIGIAGSVVYIVLLFYRLKHGRKAIKLWKAKNVEGREGGKKCETTSFKSVGEPSFRR, from the coding sequence TTGAATGACTTAATTAAGAAAAACCTTTCAACGTTCGTACTGGCTGCCGTGTTGTTAGTTCTGTCGGTGTGGTCCCTGTTCATAGGCGTTTTGAATTTGGACATTTCAGGGATATTTAAAGGCGACGTGAAACAAATTGAGTTACTGCTGATTTCAAGGCTTCCCCGACTGCTTGCGATTATTTGCACGGGGGTTGGCATGAGTGTCGCAGGGCTTATAATGCAGCAGCTTTGCATGAATAAATTTGTGTCGCCGACGACCGGAGCAACCATTTCATCAGCGCAGTTCGGAATCCTTATCGCCCTTTTGTTCATGCCTTCATCAACCCTGTGGAGCAGAGCTTTGTTCGCGTTTGCCACTGCGATAATAGGTACATGGGTGTTTATCGGTTTCATACAACGAATAAGGTTCAAGGATCCGATTATGGTACCGCTGGTCGGTGTTATGTTTGGGAATATCATAAACGGAATTACCAGTTTTCTGGCGTATAAGTACAATATGACACAGGCGCTGTCCTCGTGGCTTGTCGGGCATTTTTCGATGGTGCTCCGCGGCAGGTATGAAATAGTGTATCTGGTGGTACCTCTTGTAATTCTTGCGTTTGTTTACGCCAATCATTTCAACATTGTTGGAATGGGGAGGGATTTTTCCGAAAACCTTGGCGTTAATTACAACCTGGTTCTATTTATGGGACTTACGATAGCCTCGATGATTACCGCTTCGGTTGTGGTTGTCGTTGGCGCCATATCCTATATCGGCCTTATTGTTCCGAATCTGGTCGCGATGTTTAAAGGCGACAAAATCAGGGGTACGCTTATTGACACGGCTCTGTTCGGCGCAATTTTCGTTCTGGTTTGTGACATGCTGGCACGTGTACTGATAGCACCTTACGAGTTACCCATTGAGCTAATTATAGGAATAGCAGGAAGCGTTGTTTATATTGTATTACTGTTCTACCGGCTTAAGCACGGACGAAAGGCGATAAAACTTTGGAAAGCCAAAAACGTGGAAGGTCGGGAAGGGGGAAAGAAGTGTGAAACAACAAGCTTTAAATCGGTCGGTGAACCGTCCTTCCGCCGATAA